One window of the Salvia miltiorrhiza cultivar Shanhuang (shh) chromosome 6, IMPLAD_Smil_shh, whole genome shotgun sequence genome contains the following:
- the LOC130989803 gene encoding proline dehydrogenase 2, mitochondrial-like has translation MTGRTIRPRLLRRLKSGARTSTTAVLPGNVAADALPHAAAVAAAADDHGLNLADTKELFSSVPTVKLLRSLVTLRLAAAAPVADLGLWIMKSRLMDDPLCRKVVLGITERTFYRQFCAGEDLAAANATARELWESGRTAMLDYGLEHADDNESCDVNMEEFIRTIDSTKSVDESPISFVVVKVTAICPPRILKRVSDLLRWQHKDKSLNLPWKLKSLPLLADSSPLYHTPERPAALTAEEERDLDLAYARMAKICRNSIDASLPILIDAEDTAIQPAIDYFTYAAAVEFSQGGDDDEPLIFNTVQAYLKDAKDRLVIAKKAADQMQVGVGIKLVRGAYMASENRLADSLGVQSPVHDTIHNTHACYNDCADFMLHQIAGGSGSLVLATHNMESGKMAAAKAVDLGIDKGSERLHFAQLYGMADPLSFGLRNAGYRVSKYLPYGRVEQIIPYLLRRAEENRGLLSASSFDRALMRNELIRRLKSPPSDRKTIQIPSSD, from the exons ATGACCGGCCGCACCATCCGCCCTCGACTCCTCCGCCGCCTGAAATCCGGCGCGCgcacctccaccaccgccgtcctGCCGGGGAACGTCGCCGCCGATGCCTTGCCGCacgcggcggcggtggcggcggcggccgacGACCACGGCCTGAACCTCGCCGACACGAAGGAGCTGTTCTCGTCCGTCCCCACCGTGAAGCTGCTCCGGTCGCTGGTGACGCTCCGCCTCGCCGCGGCGGCGCCGGTGGCCGATCTCGGCCTGTGGATCATGAAATCCAGGTTGATGGACGACCCGCTGTGCAGGAAGGTGGTGCTCGGGATCACGGAGCGGACCTTCTACCGCCAGTTCTGCGCCGGCGAGGACCTCGCGGCGGCGAACGCGACGGCGCGGGAGCTCTGGGAGTCCGGACGCACGGCGATGCTGGATTACGGGTTGGAGCACGCCGACGACAACGAATCGTGCGACGTCAACATGGAGGAGTTCATCCGCACCATCGATTCCACGAAATCCGTCGACGAATCGCCT ATAAGCTTCGTGGTGGTGAAGGTCACGGCGATCTGCCCGCCGCGCATACTGAAAAGAGTGAGCGATTTGCTGAGGTGGCAGCACAAGGATAAATCGCTGAATCTGCCGTGGAAGCTAAAATCGCTGCCTCTCCTCGCCGATTCCAGCCCCTTGTACCACACGCCGGAGCGGCCGGCGGCGTTAACCGCCGAGGAAGAGCGTGATCTCGATCTCGCATACGCGAGGATGGCGAAGATTTGCAGGAACAGCATCGACGCGAGCCTCCCGATCCTGATCGACGCGGAGGACACCGCGATCCAGCCGGCGATCGACTACTTCACGTACGCGGCGGCCGTGGAGTTCAGCCAGGGCGGCGACGACGACGAGCCGCTGATATTCAACACCGTTCAAGCCTATTTGAAGGACGCCAAGGACAGGCTGGTGATCGCCAAAAAAGCCGCCGATCAAATGCAGGTCGGCGTCGGGATCAAGCTGGTGAGAGGCGCCTACATGGCCTCCGAAAACCGACTCGCCGATTCTCTCGGGGTCCAGTCCCCGGTTCACGACACCATCCACAACACCCACGCCTGCTACAACGACTGCGCGGATTTCATGCTGCACCAGATCGCCGGCGGCTCCGGCTCCCTCGTGCTCGCCACGCACAACATGGAGTCAG GCAAAATGGCGGCTGCGAAAGCGGTGGATTTGGGAATCGACAAGGGCAGCGAGCGCCTCCATTTCGCTCAGCTGTATGGAATGGCGGATCCTCTTTCGTTCGGGCTGAGAAACGCCGGATACAGAGTGAGCAAGTACTTGCCCTACGGCCGCGTCGAGCAGATCATTCCGTATCTTCTCCGGCGGGCGGAGGAAAACAGAGGACTCCTCTCTGCCTCCTCATTTGATAGAGCGCTCATGAG GAATGAACTCATTCGCAGGCTAAAGTCGCCGCCAAGTGACCGGAAAACTATACAGATTCCTAGTTCCGACTAA
- the LOC130989804 gene encoding uncharacterized protein LOC130989804: MYVSRPRSIYHHFPGALSLQPQVDVPYSGHLVVTDEDSEAMDSFCCGIWRNHRISRLPFPSDRILQVVHSSLQEEAGVIKAWFIPVLDQPLSSNRYYVIKAKGRRKGQAYTCSREGEVGVCCFRRPRVESKTRPFDHRDRYQQLEIRPFHGGGFFARSVEWDGYPPSFLRRGGWEVYTVASCRLRLHEAPGLLETIPLGFPDRDLPLHSRRSTPVVMGRWYCPCVMVKDGDVGAHDQMRKCMVYELSLKQWWEQIHSVENEGGGKNEVVVDARVRRLVCLALGMEAEKDDGGRGGADGFVWFRVKGDCKRRVGVGLSGSLYEKMRWVQEARGWFDGEREVRVKGSKEVGSESGWTRFGCYVLVESFVLRRMDGSLLINFNFRNTDKIVCKWE, from the exons ATGTACGTCAGCAGACCGCGTTCAATCTACCACCACTTCCCCGGAGCTCTCTCGTTGCAGCCGCAGGTAGATGTTCCGTATTCAGGCCACCTCGTTGTGACAGATGAAGATTCGGAGGCGATGGATTCCTTCTGCTGTGGAATATGGAGGAATCACAGAATCAGTAGGCTGCCATTCCCTTCAGACAGAATCTTGCAGGTGGTGCACTCTTCGTTGCAGGAGGAGGCCGGCGTGATCAAGGCGTGGTTCATACCTGTTCTTGATCAGCCTCTCTCATCCAACCGCTACTACGTCATCAAAGCTAAGGGAAGGCGAAAAGG GCAGGCTTATACGTGTTCGAGAGAGGGAGAGGTCGGAGTGTGCTGCTTTAGGCGCCCTCGTGTGGAGTCGAAGACGAGGCCTTTTGATCACAGGGACAGGTACCAGCAGTTGGAGATTAGGCCATTTCATGGTGGTGGTTTCTTTGCTAGATCAGTAGAGTGGGATGGTTACCCTCCGAGTTTCCTCAGGAGAGGTGGGTGGGAAGTCTACACGGTTGCTTCGTGCAGACTCCGTCTGCACGAAGCCCCGGGCCTCCTTGAAACGATCCCGTTGGGGTTCCCCGACCGGGACCTCCCACTGCACTCGAGGCGTTCCACCCCCGTGGTGATGGGGAGGTGGTACTGCCCTTGCGTGATGGTGAAGGACGGGGACGTGGGGGCCCACGATCAGATGAGGAAGTGTATGGTGTATGAGCTGAGCCTGAAGCAGTGGTGGGAGCAGATACACTCTGTGGAGAATGAAGGTGGTGGGAAGAATGAGGTGGTGGTGGATGCAAGAGTGAGGAGGTTGGTGTGCCTGGCCCTTGGGATGGAGGCCGAGAAGGACGACGGGGGACGAGGCGGGGCCGACGGGTTCGTGTGGTTTAGGGTGAAGGGGGATTGTAAGAGAAGGGTGGGTGTGGGGTTGAGTGGTAGTTTGTATGAGAAGATGAGATGGGTGCAGGAAGCAAGAGGGTGGTTTGATGGGGAGAGAGAGGTGAGAGTGAAAGGGAGTAAGGAGGTTGGGAGTGAGAGTGGTTGGACAAGGTTTGGTTGCTATGTGTTGGTGGAGAGCTTTGTGTTGAGGAGAATGGATGGGAGTTTGTTgatcaatttcaattttagaAATACAGATAAGATTGTGTGCAAATGGGAGTGA
- the LOC130989805 gene encoding uncharacterized protein LOC130989805, protein MQCNIGVSLAASTPTHFLYYSNKCSIKYDKRFFNLSFLAEMAESCFLPSSLTPRLPLKGGEQWRICFAPNIKPSHLRLPSSSRVQAYTADSRAIEIPNRWYNLIADLPVKPPPYLNPKTLEPVKPEDLSPLFPDELIKQEVSNERFIDIPEEVIDVYRLWRPTPLIRAKRLEKLLDTPARIYYKYEGGSPAGSHKPNTAVPQVWYNAKEGVKNLVTETGAGQWGSSLAFASSLFGLNCEVWQVRASYDQKPYRKLMMQTWGAKVHPSPSNVTEAGRRLLEKDPSSPGSLGIAISEAVEVAAMNPDTKYCLGSVLNHVLMHQTVIGEECIKQMEAIGETPDVIIGCTGGGSNFGGLAFPFIREKLSGTMNPTIRAVEPTACPSLTKGVYAYDYGDTAGMTPLMKMHTLGHDFIPDPIHAGGLRYHGMAPLISHVHELGFMETLAIAQNECFAGAIQFARTEGLIPAPEPAHAIAATIREALRCRETGESKVLLMAMCGHGHFDLPAYDKYLNGGLVDLSFSQDKIDLSLANIPQSKQKN, encoded by the exons ATGCAATGCAACATTGGCGTCTCGCTCGCCGCCTCAACACCAACCCACTTTCTTTATTACTCAAATAAATGCTCTATTAAATACGATAAACGATTTTTCAACCTTTCATTTTTGGCAGAAATGGCGGAATCTTGTTTCCTTCCCTCCTCTCTCACACCAAGACTTCCCCTCAAAG GAGGTGAGCAATGGCGGATCTGTTTTGCCCCAAATATAAAGCCATCTCATTTGAGGCTTCCATCCAGCTCCAGAGTACAAGCCTACACTGCTGATTCTAGGGCAATCGAAATCCCTAATCGATGGTACAACCTAATTGCTGATCTCCCCGTGAAACCACCACCCTATTTGAATCCCAAAACTCTTGAACCCGTTAAACCAGAGGACTTATCACCTTTATTCCCTGATGAATTGATCAAGCAAGAGGTGAGCAATGAGAGGTTCATCGATATCCCAGAAGAGGTGATCGATGTTTATAGGCTTTGGCGGCCCACGCCTCTGATCCG AGCCAAGAGGTTGGAGAAACTGCTGGATACGCCTGCGAGAATCTACTACAAGTATGAAGGTGGTAGCCCTGCTGGTTCCCATAAACCGAACACGGCTGTTCCACAGGTCTGGTATAACGCCAAGGAAGGTGTCAAGAACCTCGTTACTGAAACGGGCGCTGGCCAATGGGGGAGCTCTTTGGCCTTCGCGAGCAGCTTGTTTGGCCTTAACTGTGAA GTGTGGCAGGTACGCGCCTCCTATGATCAGAAGCCCTATCGTAAGCTGATGATGCAGACGTGGGGGGCGAAGGTGCACCCCTCGCCTTCTAATGTCACTGAGGCTGGTCGGAGGTTGCTTGAGAAGGATCCCTCGAGCCCGGGAAGTTTAGGGATTGCTATCTCTGAAGCTGTGGAGGTTGCAGCTATGAACCCCGACACAAAGTATTGCCTAGGTAGTGTTCTCAACCATGTTCTGATGCATCAGACTGTCATTGGTGAGGAATGCATAAAACAGATGGAGGCTATAGGAGAGACTCCTGATGTGATCATCGGATGCACTGGTGGTGGTTCTAATTTTGGGGGGCTTGCTTTCCCATTTATCCGGGAGAAGCTCAGTGGCACGATGAACCCCACCATCCGAGCAGTGGAGCCAACCGCGTGCCCCTCCCTGACCAAGGGTGTCTATGCTTATGACTACGGTGACACGGCAGGGATGACTCCGTTGATGAAGATGCACACCCTCGGGCATGACTTCATACCCGACCCAATCCATGCTG GCGGTTTGAGGTACCACGGCATGGCTCCATTGATCTCACATGTGCATGAATTAGGCTTCATGGAAACACTTGCAATTGCTCAGAATGAATGCTTTGCAG GGGCGATACAGTTTGCAAGGACGGAGGGGTTGATACCAGCGCCAGAACCAGCTCACGCCATAGCTGCCACCATACGAGAAGCTCTTCGTTGCAGGGAGACAGGCGAATCGAAGGTACTTCTCATGGCAATGTGTGGACATGGGCATTTTGATTTGCCAGCCTATGACAAGTATTTGAATGGAGGGCTTGTTGATTTGTCTTTCTCTCAAGATAAGATAGACTTATCACTTGCTAATATTCCTCAGAGTAAGCAGAAAAACTAG